In a genomic window of Phacochoerus africanus isolate WHEZ1 chromosome 6, ROS_Pafr_v1, whole genome shotgun sequence:
- the BCL10 gene encoding B-cell lymphoma/leukemia 10, whose translation MEPAAPSLTEEDLTEVKKDALENLRVYLCEKIIAERHFDHLRAKKILSREDTEEISCRTSSRKRAGKLLDYLQENPKGLDTLVESIRREKTQNFLIQKITDEVLKLRNIKLEHLKGLKCSSCEPFPDGATSNLPRSNSDESNFSEKLRASTVIYHPEGESSTAPFFSTDSSLNLPVLEVGRTEHPTFSSTTLPRPGDPGAPPLPPELRLEEEGTCGNSSEMFLPLRSRALLRQ comes from the exons ATGGAGCCCGCCGCGCCGTCCCTGACCGAGGAGGACCTGACCGAAGTGAAGAAGGAC GCTTTAGAAAATTTGCGTGTGTACCTGTGTGAAAAAATCATAGCTGAGAGACATTTTGATCACTTACGTGCAAAAAAAATACTCAGTAGAGAAGACACCGAAGAAATTTCCTGCCGAACATCAAGTAGAAAAAGGGCTGGAAAATTGTTAGACTACTTACAAGAAAACCCCAAAGGACTGGACACCCTGGTCGAATCTATTCGGCGAGAAAAAACACAGAACTTTCTGATACAGAAGATTACAGATGAAGTACTGAAACTTAGAAATATAAAACTAGAACACCTGAAAG GACTGAAGTGCAGCAGCTGTGAGCCTTTCCCAGATGGCGCCACCAGCAACCTCCCCAGGTCAAATTCGGATGAGAGTAATTTCTCTGAGAAACTGAGAGCCTCCACTGTCATCTACCATCCGGAAGGAGAATCCAGCACGGCCCCCTTTTTTTCGACTGATTCCTCTCTGAATTTGCCCGTCCTGGAAGTGGGCAGGACTGAACACCCCACCTTCTCTTCAACGACGCTGCCCAGACCTGGGGACCCGGGGGCACCTCCTTTGCCACCGGAGCTGCGCTTAGAAGAAGAAGGAACCTGTGGAAACTCCAGCGAGATGTTTCTCCCCCTGAGATCACGTGCTCTTTTGCGGCAATGA
- the C6H1orf52 gene encoding UPF0690 protein C1orf52 homolog isoform X2 encodes MAAEEKDPLSYFAAYGSSSSSSGSSSEEDNSEPEETSRRAPDPATSAGGCGNLAEKRLPGPDELFRSVTRPAFLYNPLNKQIDWERHVVKAPEEPPKEFKVWKSNYVSPPETYSAEKKPPPPELDMAIKWSNIYEDNGDDAPPSAKKARLLPEGEETVESGKKPIEAAPIEGRVTMQNFT; translated from the exons ATGGCCGCGGAGGAGAAGGATCCCCTGAGCTACTTCGCGGCctatggcagcagcagcagcagctcaggctccTCGAGCGAGGAGGACAACAGCGAGCCGGAGGAAACGAGTCGCAGGGCCCCGGATCCGGCGACGTCGGCGGGCGGCTGCGGGAACCTGGCGGAGAAGCGGCTGCCTGGCCCCGACGAGCTGTTCCGGAGCGTGACTCGCCCGGCCTTTCTCTACAACCCGCTCAACAAGCAGATAGACTGGGAGCGGCACGTGGTCAAGGCGCCGGAGGAG CCTCCAAAGGAATTCAAAGTATGGAAGTCCAACTATGTATCTCCTCCGGAGACCTACTCTGCTGAGAAGAAACCTCCGCCTCCAGAGCTGGACATGGCGATAAAATGGTCTAACATATACGAGGACAATGGTGACGATGCCCCACCGAGTGCTAAGAAAGCTAGGCTTCTGCCCGAAGGGGAGGAGACCGTGGAGTCAG GCAAGAAACCAATCGAAGCAGCCCCTATAGAGGGCAGAGTGACAATGCAGAACTTTACCTGA
- the C6H1orf52 gene encoding UPF0690 protein C1orf52 homolog isoform X1, translating to MAAEEKDPLSYFAAYGSSSSSSGSSSEEDNSEPEETSRRAPDPATSAGGCGNLAEKRLPGPDELFRSVTRPAFLYNPLNKQIDWERHVVKAPEEPPKEFKVWKSNYVSPPETYSAEKKPPPPELDMAIKWSNIYEDNGDDAPPSAKKARLLPEGEETVESDDEKDEHTSKKRKIEPGEPTKKKK from the exons ATGGCCGCGGAGGAGAAGGATCCCCTGAGCTACTTCGCGGCctatggcagcagcagcagcagctcaggctccTCGAGCGAGGAGGACAACAGCGAGCCGGAGGAAACGAGTCGCAGGGCCCCGGATCCGGCGACGTCGGCGGGCGGCTGCGGGAACCTGGCGGAGAAGCGGCTGCCTGGCCCCGACGAGCTGTTCCGGAGCGTGACTCGCCCGGCCTTTCTCTACAACCCGCTCAACAAGCAGATAGACTGGGAGCGGCACGTGGTCAAGGCGCCGGAGGAG CCTCCAAAGGAATTCAAAGTATGGAAGTCCAACTATGTATCTCCTCCGGAGACCTACTCTGCTGAGAAGAAACCTCCGCCTCCAGAGCTGGACATGGCGATAAAATGGTCTAACATATACGAGGACAATGGTGACGATGCCCCACCGAGTGCTAAGAAAGCTAGGCTTCTGCCCGAAGGGGAGGAGACCGTGGAGTCAG ATGATGAAAAAGACGAGCATACTTCTAAAAAGCGCAAAATAGAACCAGGAGAaccaacaaagaagaaaaaataa